One Candidatus Nanosynbacter featherlites genomic region harbors:
- a CDS encoding RloB family protein, protein MSRRAKAWERSRGRSRLSRKSANREVKPRILIVCEGTKTEPNYFKGFKVRTMNVVIEPAGAVHTSVVDRALALMEEDGDYEEVWCVFDRDKNRANPSDVALFNSAIEKAKTNGVRVAYSNDAFELWYLLHFNYCDTQILRSDYIVKLREIMGAYKKNDQSMYDKLEDKIGVAIRNAKKLYRLSDKNDPANADPSTTVFMLVERLLKLK, encoded by the coding sequence ATGAGTAGGAGGGCAAAAGCATGGGAGCGCTCTAGGGGTAGGAGTCGACTTTCTAGAAAATCAGCAAACCGTGAGGTTAAACCGCGAATTCTTATCGTTTGTGAGGGGACAAAGACGGAGCCAAACTATTTTAAGGGATTTAAGGTTAGAACCATGAATGTAGTTATAGAGCCAGCAGGGGCGGTACATACTAGCGTAGTCGATAGGGCACTAGCCTTGATGGAAGAAGATGGCGATTACGAAGAGGTTTGGTGTGTATTTGACAGGGATAAGAATAGAGCAAACCCTAGTGACGTTGCTTTATTCAACTCTGCGATTGAAAAAGCAAAAACTAATGGAGTGCGGGTTGCATATTCTAATGATGCATTTGAACTTTGGTATTTGTTACATTTTAATTACTGTGACACTCAAATATTACGCTCTGATTACATCGTTAAGCTGAGAGAGATCATGGGTGCCTATAAAAAGAACGATCAGTCAATGTATGACAAACTTGAAGATAAGATAGGTGTTGCGATCCGAAATGCGAAGAAGCTATATAGATTGAGCGATAAGAATGACCCTGCCAATGCCGACCCCTCCACTACTGTTTTTATGCTTGTAGAGAGATTGCTTAAACTAAAGTGA
- a CDS encoding AAA family ATPase gives MAEFSMLASNDKTHEDDNTFPVNNRRVLKSAAVYGANGSGKTNFVRAIGFMRNLVLGESPIRNCAYKLDRTMKDEPSFFEIIFMKDNIRYRYGFEIDRKSILSEWLFYVPTTREASLFTREKQNITIGRSFREGRRLSDSIKEDKLFLSFVAQLNGASITQSIMEWFEDMSVMSGLDSNLSNTADMLLEEGKSGKKRKKQVLDILHRFDVQIEDIAIEERDFVPIAIPADLEISDQVRAFIESVNALLEKEGGGKAPPRIITRRKAYENGKESGIEEFDLRRQESDGTKKLFALAGSLAQSLETGKTIVVDELESKLHPLVTKEIVKLFNSKTSNKKNAQLIFTTHDTNLLRGNHFRRDQIWFTEKDKYGSSHLYSLLEYKPRKDASFQKDYINGRYGAIPYIGDFNSL, from the coding sequence ATGGCCGAATTTAGTATGCTTGCTTCAAATGATAAGACACATGAAGACGATAATACTTTTCCAGTTAACAATAGGCGCGTTCTTAAGAGTGCGGCCGTTTATGGTGCCAATGGTAGCGGCAAGACAAATTTTGTTCGAGCAATTGGTTTTATGCGAAATCTTGTATTAGGGGAATCTCCAATACGCAATTGTGCTTATAAGCTTGATAGAACTATGAAAGATGAGCCAAGCTTCTTTGAAATAATTTTTATGAAGGATAATATAAGATATAGATATGGCTTTGAGATTGACAGAAAGAGTATCTTGTCAGAATGGTTGTTTTATGTTCCGACGACCAGAGAAGCATCCCTTTTTACTCGAGAAAAACAAAACATAACTATTGGCCGTTCATTTAGAGAGGGGAGAAGATTAAGCGATAGCATCAAAGAGGATAAACTATTTTTATCATTTGTAGCTCAGCTTAATGGTGCAAGCATTACTCAATCTATCATGGAGTGGTTTGAGGATATGTCTGTTATGAGCGGGTTAGACTCTAATTTGAGTAATACTGCTGATATGCTCTTAGAAGAAGGCAAGAGCGGTAAAAAGAGAAAGAAACAGGTCCTTGATATCCTTCATAGATTTGATGTTCAAATTGAAGATATCGCTATCGAGGAGCGAGATTTCGTGCCCATTGCGATACCTGCTGATTTGGAGATATCTGACCAAGTGAGGGCTTTTATTGAGAGTGTAAATGCACTCCTTGAAAAAGAAGGTGGGGGAAAAGCGCCACCCCGAATTATCACTCGTCGTAAGGCTTATGAAAACGGTAAAGAGTCGGGTATTGAAGAGTTTGATCTTCGGCGGCAAGAGTCTGATGGTACTAAAAAATTATTTGCCTTAGCAGGAAGTTTGGCTCAGTCGCTTGAAACTGGCAAAACAATCGTCGTAGATGAACTTGAGTCAAAACTTCATCCACTCGTAACGAAAGAGATTGTAAAACTTTTCAATTCAAAGACGAGTAATAAAAAGAATGCACAGTTAATATTTACAACCCACGACACTAATCTTCTACGAGGAAACCATTTTAGAAGAGACCAGATCTGGTTCACAGAAAAGGATAAGTATGGTTCCTCTCATTTATATTCATTGTTGGAATATAAGCCTCGAAAAGATGCCTCATTTCAGAAAGATTATATAAATGGTAGATATGGCGCAATACCATATATAGGGGATTTTAATAGTTTATAG
- a CDS encoding GtrA family protein — MNIRKQLTTFATIGVLNTAIDITIYTLLIWLTVPLLLAVIMSTTIGMICSYFLNKRFTFKTDRQPIVQFIGITLTGLWVLQPTAIWLLIQLFGITSTFGLSIAKLAATSISLVWNFVWYRIVFRGTKKKHLRRRVFSWLRQLGSNQRPIG; from the coding sequence ATGAATATTCGCAAACAACTCACCACCTTTGCCACCATCGGTGTTCTCAATACCGCCATTGACATCACAATATACACCCTATTGATATGGCTCACCGTGCCGCTACTATTGGCCGTCATCATGTCAACCACCATAGGGATGATCTGCAGCTATTTTCTAAATAAGCGCTTCACCTTCAAAACCGACCGCCAGCCAATTGTCCAGTTTATCGGTATCACCCTCACTGGCCTGTGGGTTTTACAACCAACTGCCATATGGCTACTTATCCAACTGTTCGGAATAACCAGCACTTTTGGTTTGAGCATAGCAAAATTAGCCGCCACTAGCATCAGTCTGGTGTGGAATTTTGTATGGTACCGAATCGTATTTCGAGGAACAAAGAAAAAACACCTCCGTAGACGTGTCTTTTCTTGGCTCCGGCAGCTGGGCTCGAACCAGCGACCTATTGGTTAA
- a CDS encoding LexA family protein, which yields MKLTKKQKQLLDFIEGFISGQGYSPTFREIMQALGYKSVSTVAKHIDGLVAQGALIKREGKARSLELGINHEVDTTGATKPWWYHLEQEAKKREAAADEAAHEEAAILRKALDIVKGA from the coding sequence ATGAAACTAACAAAAAAGCAAAAACAACTACTAGATTTTATTGAAGGATTCATCAGCGGACAGGGATATAGCCCAACGTTTCGAGAGATAATGCAGGCTTTGGGCTATAAATCAGTCTCAACAGTAGCCAAGCACATTGACGGTTTGGTGGCACAGGGAGCCTTGATTAAACGAGAGGGTAAAGCCAGGTCACTGGAGCTTGGTATCAATCACGAGGTTGATACTACTGGCGCGACCAAGCCATGGTGGTATCATCTGGAGCAAGAAGCCAAAAAACGTGAGGCCGCGGCGGATGAGGCGGCTCATGAGGAAGCTGCCATCCTGAGAAAAGCTTTGGATATTGTCAAAGGTGCCTAA
- the galE gene encoding UDP-glucose 4-epimerase GalE, whose amino-acid sequence MKILLTGGAGYIGSHTAIELIHSGHEVIIMDDLSNSSAEVIRRIEHITKTTVPFVEADVRDKAALEEVFANQQIDAVIHFAGFKAVGESVAKPLEYYDNNLISSLVLLETMKKHHVNKIVFSSSATVYGNPESLPLTEESPTGRGITNPYGQTKFMIEQILQDAAVANPELEVSILRYFNPIGAHASGTIGEDPNGIPNNLLPYVAQVAVGKLNEVGVFGDDYDTPDGTGVRDYIHVVDLARGHVAALEHMKSGVNIYNLGTGHGTSVLEIIKAFSQASGHDIPYVIKTRRPGDLAACYANCDKAQRELNWKAELSVEQACQDTWNWQSNNPNGYHS is encoded by the coding sequence ATGAAGATTTTGTTGACTGGTGGTGCAGGTTATATCGGTTCTCATACCGCCATTGAGCTGATTCACAGCGGACACGAGGTGATTATTATGGATGATCTGTCGAACAGCTCAGCGGAAGTGATACGACGCATTGAGCACATCACCAAAACGACCGTTCCGTTTGTAGAGGCAGATGTGCGTGACAAAGCGGCGCTAGAAGAGGTATTTGCTAACCAACAGATTGATGCCGTCATTCATTTTGCCGGATTTAAAGCTGTTGGTGAGTCAGTCGCCAAACCCCTGGAGTATTATGACAATAATCTCATCTCAAGTCTGGTTCTTTTGGAAACCATGAAAAAACATCATGTTAACAAAATTGTTTTCTCCAGTTCAGCCACTGTCTATGGCAATCCAGAGTCTCTGCCACTGACAGAAGAATCACCAACTGGCCGAGGAATTACCAATCCATATGGCCAGACTAAGTTCATGATTGAGCAGATTTTACAAGATGCCGCGGTCGCCAACCCAGAGTTGGAGGTTTCTATTTTGCGCTATTTCAACCCCATCGGCGCGCACGCATCAGGAACCATTGGTGAAGATCCAAACGGCATCCCAAACAACCTACTACCATACGTTGCGCAAGTGGCAGTTGGTAAACTGAATGAAGTTGGTGTGTTCGGTGATGACTATGACACACCTGATGGTACCGGTGTGCGTGACTATATCCACGTAGTCGATTTGGCGCGTGGTCACGTAGCAGCGCTGGAGCACATGAAGTCAGGCGTGAATATCTATAACCTTGGTACAGGACATGGTACCTCTGTTCTGGAGATCATTAAAGCCTTCTCTCAAGCCTCTGGCCACGACATTCCTTATGTCATCAAGACTCGTCGCCCTGGTGATTTGGCAGCTTGCTACGCCAATTGCGATAAAGCCCAACGAGAGCTCAACTGGAAAGCTGAATTATCTGTTGAGCAAGCCTGCCAAGACACCTGGAACTGGCAAAGTAATAATCCAAACGGCTACCACTCATAA